The following are encoded in a window of Gemmatimonadota bacterium genomic DNA:
- a CDS encoding anaerobic sulfatase maturase — protein MPSAGGDPVPIPAFHVMMKPRGAICNLDCKYCYFLAKEDLYPESGFRMSDELLEEYTRQYIEAQQVPEVTFAWQGGEPTLMGLEFFQKAVELQKKYQKPDTRIFNSLQTNGTLLDADWCRFFHEKDFLIGLSLDGPRALHDAYRVDKGGKPTFDTVMGAAEMMQASEVEFNILTTVHAANAEHPLEVYRFMRDVVKTRFLQFIPIVERDNDTGYQEGNDVTGRSVTGKQYGRFLIRIFDEWVRRDVGKMYVQIFDVSLAAWSGQSPGLCIFMETCGDALALEHNGDLYACDHYVEPDYLLGNITEIPMMEMVLSEQQRDFGQAKLDTLPQYCLSCDVRFICNGGCPKNRIITTPDGEPGLNYLCEGYKAFFHHIDGPMRFMANELRHRRAPANVMTYIRRREAELSMQKAFRTAGRNDPCPCGSGLKFKRCHGRQAGA, from the coding sequence ATGCCCTCGGCCGGAGGAGATCCGGTCCCGATCCCGGCGTTTCACGTGATGATGAAACCCCGGGGGGCCATCTGCAACCTCGACTGCAAGTACTGCTATTTCCTCGCCAAGGAGGATTTGTACCCCGAAAGCGGGTTCCGCATGTCCGACGAACTGCTCGAGGAGTACACCAGGCAGTACATCGAAGCCCAGCAGGTGCCGGAAGTCACTTTTGCCTGGCAGGGCGGCGAGCCTACGCTCATGGGCCTCGAGTTCTTCCAAAAGGCCGTCGAACTCCAGAAGAAGTACCAGAAACCCGACACGCGCATCTTCAATTCCCTGCAAACCAACGGCACGCTACTCGACGCGGACTGGTGCCGTTTCTTCCACGAAAAAGACTTTCTGATCGGCCTGAGCCTGGATGGCCCCCGTGCGCTGCACGACGCCTACCGGGTCGACAAGGGCGGCAAGCCGACCTTCGACACGGTGATGGGCGCGGCGGAGATGATGCAGGCAAGCGAGGTGGAGTTCAACATCCTGACCACGGTGCACGCGGCGAACGCGGAGCACCCCCTGGAAGTCTACCGCTTCATGCGGGACGTGGTCAAGACCCGGTTCCTGCAGTTCATCCCCATCGTGGAGCGGGACAACGACACGGGGTACCAGGAAGGCAACGACGTGACGGGCCGGTCAGTGACGGGGAAGCAGTACGGCCGGTTCCTGATCCGGATCTTCGACGAATGGGTGCGCCGGGACGTGGGGAAAATGTACGTGCAGATCTTCGACGTGTCGCTCGCCGCCTGGTCCGGCCAGAGCCCGGGATTGTGCATTTTCATGGAGACCTGCGGCGATGCCCTGGCCCTGGAACACAACGGAGATCTCTACGCCTGCGACCACTATGTCGAGCCGGACTACCTACTGGGAAACATCACCGAGATCCCGATGATGGAGATGGTCCTGTCCGAGCAGCAGCGGGACTTCGGTCAGGCCAAGCTGGACACGTTACCGCAGTACTGCCTGTCATGCGATGTGCGGTTCATCTGCAATGGGGGATGTCCGAAGAACCGCATCATCACGACGCCCGACGGCGAACCGGGCCTGAACTACCTTTGCGAGGGGTACAAGGCCTTCTTCCACCACATCGACGGCCCCATGCGTTTCATGGCCAACGAACTGCGCCACCGGCGGGCCCCCGCCAACGTGATGACGTACATACGCCGGCGCGAAGCCGAACTCAGCATGCAGAAAGCGTTCCGGACGGCGGGGAGAAACGACCCATGTCCGTGCGGAAGCGGCCTGAAGTTCAAACGGTGCCACGGTCGGCAGGCCGGCGCCTGA
- a CDS encoding GPP34 family phosphoprotein has protein sequence MMLRFAEEILLLMLDDDGKFVGVPDRLLRYGLAGGVLMDLALENRIDTDVDKLVLVDSKPLGDNLLDPVLADIAASSETHGARYWIEHVVDRAEDIRETAIDRLVERGILKKEEGQFLWVFRSRRYPIIDGTAEREVKLRIMEVLFSDMIPSPRDVVIINLAHACNLFKEILSSRELAQAADRIDQVRKLDLIGQAMSRAISDIELSLTLAVERGYYM, from the coding sequence ATGATGTTAAGATTCGCGGAAGAGATCCTGCTGCTCATGCTCGACGACGACGGGAAATTCGTGGGCGTGCCCGACCGTCTGCTACGATACGGTCTCGCCGGTGGCGTGTTGATGGACCTCGCCCTCGAAAACCGCATCGATACCGATGTCGACAAGCTGGTCCTCGTGGATTCGAAACCCCTGGGAGACAATCTTCTCGATCCCGTGCTGGCGGACATCGCGGCGTCGTCCGAAACGCACGGGGCGCGGTATTGGATCGAGCACGTCGTCGACCGCGCCGAAGACATCCGGGAGACGGCCATCGACCGGCTTGTCGAACGGGGTATCCTGAAAAAGGAAGAAGGCCAGTTCCTGTGGGTGTTCCGGTCGCGGCGCTATCCCATCATCGATGGAACAGCCGAGCGTGAAGTCAAGCTCCGCATCATGGAAGTGCTGTTCAGCGATATGATCCCCAGCCCGCGGGACGTGGTGATCATCAACCTTGCCCACGCGTGCAACCTCTTCAAAGAGATCCTGTCCTCGCGGGAACTCGCCCAGGCCGCCGATCGCATCGATCAGGTGCGCAAGCTGGACCTCATCGGCCAGGCCATGTCGAGGGCGATCTCGGACATCGAACTGTCCCTCACCCTCGCGGTGGAACGCGGATACTATATGTAG